The sequence CCGCGCTCGCCGACGCCGCGGAGGCGAGCGGGCTCCTGCTGCCCGGCGCCGACGGGCGGCCGTGCCTCGGCACGGTGCTGCCCGCGGTCGCGGGTGCGCTGACCGCCGCGGGCGCCGCGGAGCCGTCTCCCGCGCTCGGCGCCTCGTGGGCCGCGGCGCTCGCGACGCTCGGGCTGCCCGTGGCGGACCGGGTGTGCGTCGTCCTGGTCGACGGCCTCGGCCACCTCAACCTCGCCGAGCGCAGCGGGCACGCGCCCTTCCTGCGGTCCGCGTCCGCGGGGTCGTCGCCCCTGAGCAGCACGTTCCCGTCGACCACCGCGACCGCGCTCGGCACGTTCGGCGTCGCGGAGCCGCCCGGCCGCACCGGCATGCTGGGCTACACGGTGCGTGACCCGGCGACGGGCACGCTCGGGAACCTCGTCTCGTGGACGGACCTGCCGGAGCCGGAGCACTGGCAGCCGCACGCCAGCGTGCTCGAGCACCTGACGGCCGCAGGCGCCGCGGTCACGAGCGTCGGCCCCCGGCGGTTCGCGGGCTCGGGCCTGACGCGGGCAGCCCTGCGCGGGGCTGCGTACGTCCCGGCCGAGCCGCTCGCGGCCCGCGTCGACGCGGCGGTCCGGGCGCTGCGGGCGCCGGGCCTGGCGTACCTGTACTGGGGCGACGTGGACAAGGCCGGCCACCACCACGGCGTGGGCTCGTGGCAGTGGGGCGACGCGCTCGCCGACGCGGACGCCGAGATCGGCCGGCTGGCGCGATCGCTTCCCCGCGGGACCGTGCTCCTGGTGACCGCCGACCACGGCATGGTCGACGTCGACCGGACCCGGCGCTGGGACGTCGCGGACGACGAGCGGCTCGCGCACGACGTCGCGCTGGTCGCG is a genomic window of Cellulomonas fulva containing:
- a CDS encoding alkaline phosphatase family protein — encoded protein: MAAPTTVGSTSAAGSPTALADAAEASGLLLPGADGRPCLGTVLPAVAGALTAAGAAEPSPALGASWAAALATLGLPVADRVCVVLVDGLGHLNLAERSGHAPFLRSASAGSSPLSSTFPSTTATALGTFGVAEPPGRTGMLGYTVRDPATGTLGNLVSWTDLPEPEHWQPHASVLEHLTAAGAAVTSVGPRRFAGSGLTRAALRGAAYVPAEPLAARVDAAVRALRAPGLAYLYWGDVDKAGHHHGVGSWQWGDALADADAEIGRLARSLPRGTVLLVTADHGMVDVDRTRRWDVADDERLAHDVALVAGEPRASHLHLRPGADAERVRDVWADELGDAALVLTREEAVAGGLFGAVDERVLPVVGDVVVAMTERATVVDSRTQTPASLDLVGVHGSLTPHEMLVPCIVVA